The genomic DNA AAGCGAGATGCAGGTAGAGCGCCATGTGCTGGCCGAAGAGATGCAGAAGGTCGTGCCGCCCGGCCTGGTCGAGATCGAGCGTCTGCGCGGCAAGCTCGGCAAGCGTGAATGGCTGAGCCATGAGCAATTCAAGGTGTTGTCGCGCAGTGCCCGCGCCGTGGTGCGTACCGGCGAGTGCCAGCCCTACAGCAATATCGCCCTCATAGCTGGCGTAACCTTCTAGTTCCCAGTCCAGTCTGTGGGCGCCGGCTTGCCGGCGATGGGCCGCAAAGCGGCCCCGACCGCTTCACCACCAAGGCAACAGGAGTGCCCCATGCTCAAACCCCTGCTACAAGGACTCGCCCTCATGGCCGCAGCCGCCACCACCACGCTCCAGGCCGCACCCCGCGACCTGATCATCGACACCGACCCCGGCGCCGACGATGTGGTCGCGCTGTTCCTGGCCATGGCCTCGCCGGGCGAGCTCAACATCCGCGCCATCACCACCGTCGCTGGCAACGTGCGCCTCGACAAAACCTCGCGCAACGCCCGTCTGGCCCGCGAGTGGGCCGGCCGCGAAGACATCCCGGTATACGCCGGAGCAGGGCGCCCGTTGGTGCGCGCGCCCATCTACGCTGCCGAAGTGCATGGCGAAGAAGGCCTGACCGGTGTCCCGGTGCATGAACCGAAAAAACCCCTGGCCCCGGGCAATGCCGTGCAGTATCTGGTCGATACCCTCGGCGCTGCCGAACCCCGCAGCATCACCGTGGCCATGCTCGGCCCACAGACCAACCTGGCACTGGCACTGATCCAGCGCCCGGACATCGCCAAAGGCATCAAAGAGGTGGTGGTGATGGGCGGCGCCCACTTCAACGGCGGCAACATCACCCCGGCGGCAGAATTCAACCTCTACGCCGACCCGCACGCCGCCGAGGTGGTGTTGGCCAGTGGCGTGCCACTGACCTACCTGCCACTGGACGTCACCCACAAACTGCTGACCAGTGACGCCCGCCTCAAGCAGCTGGCAGCCGTGAACAACCAGGCCAGCAAGCGCGTGGTAGACATCCTGAATGCGTACATCAAACACGACATGGACTTGTACGGCATGCCCGGCGGCCCGGTGCATGACGCCAGCGTCATTGCTTATCTGCTCAAGCCCGAGCTGTTCAGCGGGCGGCGCATCCACATCAGCGTCGACAGCCGCGAGGGCCCGACCTTCGGCCAGACTGTCGCTGACTGGTACGGCGTGCTCAAGCAGCCGGCCAACGTGATGTGGGTGGGCGAGGGCGATGCCCAGGGCTTTTTCGACCTGCTCAGCGCGCGCCTGGCTCGATTGCAATAGCGGCGTGCGGTGCGTAGCGCTCGAACACCTGGTCGATGAAGTTGCGCGCCGCCTCGCTGCCCAGGTCGCGCACCAGCAGGTCCAGGGCGATCAATACCAGTTCTTCTGGCGTGCTGGGGCTATAGGCGCTCTGGCCCTCCGCCCATTTGACCTTGATGTCGGCGTCGATGCTGTGGTGGCTCATGAAAGGCTCTCGTTTGGGCCTGTGGCGGAGGGGCGAACACCTGACCCTGGTGTTCGCAGCAGGCACTGTGCCTGCACTTCTTAAAGTAAATCATCACTTTGCGTCAATGGCTCTTCGACTTAAGAATAAAAAGCTTGCCCAAGCAAACCAACTGCGTGGTGCAAAATCCGGTCACGATTGGCTTTCGCTACACGCGGCGAGTTCAGGCAGACTTGGGCGGTTTTGCAACGAATTCAGGGTGGAACTGTCGGAACAGGCAGTTCCCAGATCTATTTAGGAGGATTCATGTTCCGTACCCGTGCTTCCCTGGCAACCTTGCTGGTCGCTGCTGTGCTGGCTGGTTGCAGCACTGGGGGCAACTCTGGCGGCGGCAGCGCCCCGGCTGCACCTGCAGGCAACGACGGCCGCTGCGAGGCCAGCGGTGCCGATTTCGCCATTGGCAAGCAAGGCAGTGCCGAACTGCTTGAGCAGGCGCGCAAGGCCAGTGGCTCGCAGATGGCCCGTATCCTCAAGCCGCATGACATGGTGACCCTGGAGTACCGCTCCGAACGCCTCAACCTGAATGTGGACGAGCAGGGCAAGGTGACCCGCGTCAACTGCGGTTGATGCAGCTCCAAGGACTACACTGCTCGGCATTTCATGCGGCGGCGCTAGAAGCCTGGGGCCGCTTAGCGGCCCTTCGCGACACAAGGCCGCTCCTACGAAGGGCTGGCGTGTGCTGCCCTGGCAAACGCCCATAAAAAAACCCGCCACAAGGGCGGGTTTTTTTACAGCTATCCGAATTACTCCGGACGAACCTGCGCAGCCTGCATACCCTTCTGGCCTTTTTCGGCAACGAAGGAAACAGTCTGGCCTTCTTTCAGGCTCTTGAAGCCGTCGGATTCGATGGCTTTGAAGTGAACGAACAGGTCGTCGCCGCCGCCTGCTGGGGTGATGAAGCCGTAGCCTTTCTCATCATTGAACCATTTGACGGTGCCTTGTTGGCGATTGGACATGGGTGAATCTCCAGAACATTTAATTTTCAGTGGTGCAATGTGGCCGAGGCTACGGAGCACGGACACCATAATAGTCTAATTCTGCGCCTGTAGCGTCTTTTACCTTCGCAGGATGCTGATCCAGGGCAAATAAAGCCCGGAAAGCCCTCCGCGCATGGCTCATTTCGGCTTGCAGGCCGCTTGCACGACGCTCTGTGCCTTCTGCATCAGCTTGGCGTCAACGCCGTCATTGCTGTCCAGGTCTTCGATCTCCTTATCAGTGAAATTATCTT from Pseudomonas putida includes the following:
- the rbsD gene encoding D-ribose pyranase, with the protein product MKKTALLNIALSRTIAGLGHGDILVIGDAGLPVPPGVELIDLALTPGIPDFASVLRAVLSEMQVERHVLAEEMQKVVPPGLVEIERLRGKLGKREWLSHEQFKVLSRSARAVVRTGECQPYSNIALIAGVTF
- a CDS encoding I78 family peptidase inhibitor gives rise to the protein MFRTRASLATLLVAAVLAGCSTGGNSGGGSAPAAPAGNDGRCEASGADFAIGKQGSAELLEQARKASGSQMARILKPHDMVTLEYRSERLNLNVDEQGKVTRVNCG
- a CDS encoding cold-shock protein, producing the protein MSNRQQGTVKWFNDEKGYGFITPAGGGDDLFVHFKAIESDGFKSLKEGQTVSFVAEKGQKGMQAAQVRPE
- a CDS encoding nucleoside hydrolase, with product MLKPLLQGLALMAAAATTTLQAAPRDLIIDTDPGADDVVALFLAMASPGELNIRAITTVAGNVRLDKTSRNARLAREWAGREDIPVYAGAGRPLVRAPIYAAEVHGEEGLTGVPVHEPKKPLAPGNAVQYLVDTLGAAEPRSITVAMLGPQTNLALALIQRPDIAKGIKEVVVMGGAHFNGGNITPAAEFNLYADPHAAEVVLASGVPLTYLPLDVTHKLLTSDARLKQLAAVNNQASKRVVDILNAYIKHDMDLYGMPGGPVHDASVIAYLLKPELFSGRRIHISVDSREGPTFGQTVADWYGVLKQPANVMWVGEGDAQGFFDLLSARLARLQ